In a single window of the Pyrococcus sp. NA2 genome:
- a CDS encoding DUF402 domain-containing protein, producing the protein MSMGRRIHLIYRRIPNRVIQRDDELIDDLGDIVVAKAKFEGMLVPLKVNGIEVIKNGYTMLYFAFVGKDYDILKVYDEKGNFRGFYVDVLDYTRRSGDTIEMLDLFLDIFIFPSGEAFLLDEDELEMALNYGLISREKFLKAYRTAERILNEIRRGKFPPGIVWRYSL; encoded by the coding sequence ATGAGCATGGGCAGAAGAATTCACCTAATATACAGGCGCATACCAAATCGCGTCATTCAGAGGGACGATGAGCTAATCGATGATCTCGGTGATATTGTGGTAGCCAAGGCCAAGTTTGAAGGCATGTTAGTTCCACTCAAAGTCAATGGCATTGAGGTGATTAAAAACGGTTACACAATGCTTTACTTCGCCTTTGTAGGGAAGGATTATGACATATTGAAGGTTTACGATGAGAAAGGTAACTTTAGGGGTTTCTATGTAGATGTCCTGGATTACACAAGGAGAAGTGGAGACACCATTGAAATGCTCGACTTATTCCTTGATATCTTCATATTCCCAAGTGGGGAAGCTTTCCTTTTAGATGAGGATGAACTGGAGATGGCACTCAATTATGGCTTGATTTCTCGCGAGAAATTCTTAAAGGCCTACAGAACAGCTGAGAGAATTCTAAATGAAATCCGGAGAGGAAAGTTTCCCCCAGGCATAGTTTGGAGGTACTCACTCTGA
- the glyS gene encoding glycine--tRNA ligase, which translates to MGGKFDKYEYLQDLMRRRGFAWGSFEIYGGSRGFYDYGPLGATIKRKIERKIREAFIREGFFEIETPDITPEQVFIASGHVEKFVDPIVECKKCGARFRADHLIEEALGIDVEGKSAEEMTKIIRENNLKCPECGGELSDVFYFNLMFETYIGPYKDKKAYLRPETAQGIFVNFKRLNAFARNKLPFGVFQIGKAYRNEISPRQGMIRLREFTQAEVEIFFNPKEAEHPHFHEVKDEILKLYPIEHQVKDLGEIEVTAEEAVKRGYLMNTFFAYYMVMIKRILLDIGLPEDKIRFRQQLPEERAHYSADTWDAEVYSERFGWVECVGLAYRTDYDLKRHMKMSGADLTVMIHYDKPKIVKRLKVSLNMKSVGPKLKKNAKIINNKLKEMSQEELRKLVDEINRKGKIVINGFELTKEDFIIKEVEEKVTGEKIIPHVLEPSFGIDRPFYLLLENSLTVDEDGRIYLKIKKDMAPIEVAVLPLVAKEPLTSIAYNLYRRLQRDGFIVVYDEKDSIGKRYMRYDEIGTPYCVTIDNQTPEDGTVTIRDRDTREQIRVKIEEVPKKLRQLIFES; encoded by the coding sequence ATGGGTGGGAAATTTGACAAGTATGAGTACCTTCAGGATCTCATGAGGAGGCGAGGGTTTGCTTGGGGTAGCTTCGAGATTTATGGTGGCTCAAGGGGATTTTATGATTATGGTCCTCTGGGAGCGACGATAAAGAGGAAAATAGAGAGGAAAATTAGAGAGGCATTCATCAGGGAGGGATTCTTTGAGATTGAGACTCCAGACATAACTCCAGAGCAAGTTTTTATAGCAAGTGGGCACGTCGAGAAGTTCGTTGATCCTATTGTTGAATGTAAGAAGTGTGGAGCCAGGTTTAGGGCTGATCACCTTATAGAAGAAGCTCTTGGAATTGACGTTGAAGGAAAATCCGCTGAAGAGATGACTAAGATAATTAGGGAGAATAACCTTAAATGTCCAGAATGTGGTGGCGAGCTTAGCGATGTCTTCTATTTCAACTTAATGTTCGAGACATATATAGGCCCTTATAAGGATAAGAAAGCCTATTTAAGACCAGAGACGGCCCAGGGAATATTTGTGAATTTCAAGAGACTGAACGCATTTGCTAGGAATAAGTTACCTTTCGGAGTTTTCCAGATAGGAAAAGCATATAGGAATGAAATTTCCCCAAGGCAGGGAATGATCAGACTTAGAGAGTTCACTCAAGCAGAGGTTGAGATATTCTTCAATCCAAAAGAGGCTGAACATCCTCACTTTCATGAAGTCAAGGATGAGATACTAAAGTTATACCCAATTGAACATCAGGTAAAGGATCTTGGAGAAATTGAGGTCACGGCAGAGGAGGCCGTGAAGAGGGGCTACTTGATGAACACATTCTTTGCCTATTACATGGTGATGATAAAGAGGATCCTTCTCGACATAGGATTGCCGGAGGATAAGATAAGATTTAGGCAACAGTTGCCTGAAGAGAGGGCTCACTACTCCGCGGATACTTGGGACGCTGAAGTTTACAGCGAGCGCTTTGGATGGGTGGAATGCGTTGGTCTGGCCTATAGAACTGATTATGATTTGAAGAGACACATGAAGATGAGTGGTGCAGACCTTACGGTGATGATTCACTATGATAAGCCAAAGATAGTGAAAAGGCTAAAGGTCTCTCTTAACATGAAGAGCGTTGGTCCTAAACTCAAGAAAAATGCCAAGATTATAAATAACAAGCTCAAGGAAATGAGCCAAGAAGAGCTTAGAAAGCTAGTTGATGAGATAAATAGGAAGGGAAAAATAGTTATAAATGGATTTGAGCTTACTAAAGAAGACTTCATTATAAAGGAGGTTGAAGAGAAGGTCACAGGAGAAAAGATAATTCCTCATGTGCTTGAACCAAGCTTTGGAATAGACAGACCTTTCTATCTGTTACTCGAGAACTCGTTGACAGTAGATGAGGATGGCAGGATATACCTAAAGATAAAGAAGGACATGGCTCCAATAGAAGTTGCGGTTCTTCCATTAGTTGCAAAGGAACCTCTGACGAGCATAGCCTACAACCTCTATAGGAGACTGCAGAGAGATGGTTTCATAGTTGTTTATGATGAAAAGGACAGCATAGGGAAAAGGTACATGAGATACGATGAAATTGGGACGCCTTATTGTGTAACAATAGACAATCAGACGCCAGAAGATGGAACCGTGACTATAAGGGATCGCGATACAAGGGAACAGATTAGGGTGAAGATTGAGGAAGTTCCTAAGAAGCTGAGGCAGCTTATCTTTGAAAGTTAA
- a CDS encoding radical SAM protein: MIKLKLPNSHFEDLGDSIRLVWRRTLIADFRKKDIELAIKRKFRVSANVKAENGYLLIDTDNEEIERFVAFFIQNNLGGLLKNRYTKRKVLYIHEGMGVPLLGYNAFGLIDRGTNLIQVRGSTGCNMSCIFCSVDEGPYSRTRKLDFVVDVDYLMKWFNWVAEQKGKGLEAHLDAQGEPLLYPFIVELVQALRDHPNVSVISMQSNGVLLNDKLVEELAEAGLDRVNLSIHSLDPEKAKMLMGRKDYDLEHVLEMAEALVNAGIDVLIAPVIIFGINDNEAEAFIEFARKIGAGRRWPALGFQNYIPYKFGRNPVIAKPVPFKEFYEWLRRLEEKTGMKPLILKPHHFGMHPRPFVPLAFKRGEVVKAKVILPGRMEGEMIAKARNRLIQVINTNAKVGDEIKVRIVRTRHGIYVATPQ; encoded by the coding sequence ATGATAAAGCTGAAACTACCAAACTCACACTTTGAGGATCTCGGGGATTCAATTAGACTAGTGTGGAGAAGAACTTTAATAGCTGATTTTAGGAAAAAAGATATAGAGTTAGCAATAAAGAGAAAGTTTAGGGTTTCAGCTAACGTTAAAGCTGAAAATGGTTACTTGCTGATAGATACTGATAACGAAGAAATTGAGAGATTCGTCGCATTTTTCATTCAAAATAACCTTGGAGGACTACTTAAGAACAGATACACAAAGAGAAAGGTTTTATATATCCACGAGGGGATGGGGGTTCCACTACTCGGGTACAATGCCTTTGGCCTCATAGATAGGGGAACCAATCTGATCCAGGTTAGGGGATCAACTGGATGCAACATGAGTTGCATATTCTGTTCAGTGGACGAGGGCCCCTACTCAAGAACCAGGAAGCTTGACTTTGTAGTAGACGTTGACTATCTGATGAAATGGTTTAATTGGGTAGCCGAACAGAAGGGAAAAGGATTAGAAGCACATTTAGATGCCCAGGGAGAGCCTTTACTCTACCCATTTATAGTCGAACTTGTCCAGGCATTGAGGGATCATCCAAACGTCTCTGTAATCTCAATGCAGAGTAACGGAGTGCTTCTCAATGATAAGTTGGTGGAAGAGTTAGCCGAGGCAGGACTGGATAGAGTTAACCTCTCAATCCACTCCCTGGATCCAGAGAAAGCTAAGATGTTAATGGGTAGGAAAGACTATGATCTAGAACATGTTCTGGAGATGGCAGAAGCTTTGGTGAATGCTGGCATAGACGTTCTCATAGCCCCAGTGATAATCTTCGGTATAAACGATAATGAAGCTGAGGCTTTCATAGAATTTGCAAGAAAGATAGGAGCTGGAAGACGTTGGCCTGCTCTAGGTTTTCAAAACTACATCCCCTACAAATTTGGAAGAAACCCAGTTATAGCGAAGCCAGTTCCATTTAAGGAATTCTATGAGTGGCTTAGAAGGTTAGAAGAAAAAACCGGCATGAAACCTCTTATTTTAAAACCACATCACTTCGGAATGCATCCCAGACCATTTGTCCCACTTGCATTTAAGAGAGGAGAAGTCGTCAAGGCCAAAGTAATACTGCCTGGAAGAATGGAAGGCGAGATGATAGCTAAGGCAAGAAATAGGTTGATTCAGGTTATAAATACAAATGCGAAGGTTGGAGACGAAATAAAGGTCAGGATAGTAAGAACTAGACATGGAATATACGTTGCCACTCCTCAATAA
- a CDS encoding metallophosphoesterase — MPIALISDIHSNYEALKAVWREIKDAEKIVCLGDLVGYGASPNEVVEFIRKKMEKKEILCIRGNHDNAIAFGTDWHFNPYARQAVRWHQQVMSIKNLEFLRRLPVRLFFKYGERSYHIIHGSPRAPLDEYLFPWLPDSEFANCLSYIREDDLIVGHTHVPMLKVIGNRRVINPGSVGQPRDGDWRASYALLYEDGKLEFFRIEYDVEKAAEKIIKAGLPEFLALRLFEGL; from the coding sequence ATGCCGATCGCCCTAATTTCAGACATTCATTCAAATTATGAAGCACTAAAAGCCGTTTGGAGAGAAATTAAGGATGCCGAAAAAATTGTGTGCCTAGGTGATCTTGTAGGTTATGGAGCGAGTCCAAATGAGGTTGTTGAGTTTATAAGGAAAAAAATGGAGAAGAAGGAAATCCTCTGCATAAGGGGAAATCATGACAACGCCATAGCCTTTGGAACAGATTGGCACTTTAATCCCTATGCAAGACAGGCCGTTAGATGGCATCAACAAGTTATGAGCATAAAGAATCTTGAGTTCCTTAGGAGACTTCCAGTTAGATTATTTTTTAAGTATGGAGAAAGAAGTTATCACATTATTCATGGATCCCCAAGAGCTCCACTAGATGAGTACCTATTTCCTTGGTTACCTGATTCTGAGTTTGCAAACTGCCTAAGTTACATAAGAGAAGATGACCTAATAGTGGGCCATACTCATGTTCCTATGCTCAAGGTTATAGGGAATAGAAGGGTTATAAATCCAGGATCCGTAGGACAACCTAGGGATGGAGACTGGAGAGCAAGCTATGCCCTGCTATATGAGGATGGAAAATTGGAGTTTTTCAGGATTGAGTACGATGTTGAAAAAGCTGCTGAAAAGATAATTAAAGCGGGTTTGCCAGAGTTCCTAGCTTTAAGGCTCTTTGAAGGACTATGA
- the wecB gene encoding non-hydrolyzing UDP-N-acetylglucosamine 2-epimerase, giving the protein MRPVIIFGTRPEIIKLSPVIRAFLKNNVRPILIHSGQHYDYEMSSVFLEELELPEIDYHLEVGSGTQAEQTGIAMMKIEKVLMEERPDVSIVQGDTNTTLAGALASVKLLIPVAHVEAGLRSFDRTMPEEINRILTDHSSEVLFAPTLEAKNNLEREGIRRNVFVVGNTIVDAVLQNSEIADRKSKILSKLGLSPKSYILITAHRKENVDNKDKLKRLIDIITSLPMQVVYPVHPRTEKKLKEFGLWERLKSSNVLLLKPLGYLDFLKLEKNAYIIMTDSGGIQEEAIILNVPCLTLRYNTERPETLKAGGNILIGLEKDLALMYVNKLIEDKEFYRRMSSAKNPFGDGRAGERIVKILMTLWEEGKLKVESSNFIS; this is encoded by the coding sequence TTGAGGCCCGTGATAATATTTGGAACGAGGCCAGAGATAATAAAGCTTTCACCTGTAATAAGGGCCTTCCTAAAAAATAACGTTCGACCAATTTTAATTCATTCAGGTCAGCATTATGATTACGAGATGAGCAGCGTTTTCCTAGAGGAATTGGAGCTCCCAGAAATAGATTACCATTTAGAAGTTGGTTCTGGAACTCAGGCTGAACAAACTGGGATCGCCATGATGAAGATAGAGAAAGTTTTGATGGAGGAGAGACCAGATGTTAGCATAGTCCAGGGTGATACAAATACAACACTCGCTGGAGCTTTGGCAAGTGTTAAGTTACTGATTCCAGTTGCTCACGTTGAAGCTGGATTGAGAAGCTTTGATAGAACGATGCCCGAAGAGATAAATAGGATCCTTACGGATCATTCGAGCGAGGTTCTATTTGCTCCCACCCTGGAAGCTAAAAATAATCTTGAGAGGGAAGGGATAAGGAGAAATGTTTTTGTAGTTGGGAATACGATAGTCGATGCCGTACTTCAAAATTCTGAGATCGCCGATAGGAAGAGTAAGATTCTTAGCAAACTTGGGCTAAGCCCAAAGAGCTACATTCTCATAACTGCTCATCGAAAGGAAAACGTTGACAATAAGGATAAACTCAAGAGGCTAATTGATATAATAACTTCCCTTCCAATGCAGGTAGTTTATCCCGTCCATCCAAGAACGGAGAAGAAACTTAAGGAATTTGGACTCTGGGAAAGGTTGAAATCTTCTAATGTGCTGTTGTTGAAACCCTTAGGTTATCTGGATTTCCTCAAGCTTGAGAAAAATGCTTACATAATCATGACAGATTCTGGAGGAATTCAGGAGGAAGCGATAATATTGAATGTTCCATGTTTAACCCTTCGATATAACACTGAGAGGCCCGAAACGCTGAAGGCAGGAGGCAACATTTTAATTGGTCTCGAGAAGGATTTAGCATTGATGTATGTGAATAAGCTAATTGAAGACAAAGAGTTTTACAGGAGAATGTCCTCCGCGAAGAATCCATTTGGCGACGGGAGGGCTGGGGAGAGAATTGTGAAAATTCTCATGACGCTTTGGGAGGAAGGCAAGTTAAAGGTAGAATCCTCGAATTTTATCTCATAG
- a CDS encoding UDP-N-acetyl-D-mannosamine dehydrogenase — protein sequence MRIAVLGLGYIGLPTAIMFASSGHDVIGYDIKPEVVDKINAGTSHIIEPEIEERLRSVLAKGKLRATTRVEDLRGSEAFIICVQTPLKDGKPDLSYLERAIRTVAEVLEEGALVIIESTVPPGTTEKMARLLENLTNLKEGKDFYVAHAPERVMPGRIFKELVYNSRIIGGVSEKASKLAENLYRSFVKGEIFITTATTAEMVKLMENTFRDVNIALANEFALLAHQYGVNVFEAIELANTHPRVNIHVPGIGVGGHCLPKDPYLLLANAKEEFGLIRMARRINESMPKFVADLLLEALNEANVEPSSAIIVVLGLAYKGGTDDVRNSPALKFIEIIRNLVSEVRTYDPYVDGTHKSLEEVVKGADAIVIATDHPEFKNLNWDEIKKFLRTPILIDGRNIVRKPPSGFIFKGIGRGDI from the coding sequence ATGCGAATAGCTGTTCTAGGATTAGGATACATTGGGTTGCCAACTGCTATAATGTTCGCATCTTCCGGTCACGATGTAATAGGGTATGATATTAAACCGGAGGTTGTAGATAAAATAAACGCTGGAACATCTCATATAATTGAGCCGGAAATAGAGGAGAGATTAAGGAGTGTTCTAGCTAAAGGAAAGCTTAGGGCAACTACAAGGGTTGAAGACCTTAGAGGTTCTGAGGCTTTCATAATATGCGTACAAACTCCACTTAAAGATGGGAAGCCAGATCTAAGTTACCTTGAAAGAGCTATAAGAACTGTGGCGGAAGTACTAGAAGAGGGAGCTCTAGTTATTATAGAAAGTACCGTACCTCCAGGGACTACGGAGAAGATGGCAAGATTGCTTGAGAATCTTACAAATTTAAAGGAAGGAAAGGATTTCTATGTTGCCCATGCTCCTGAGAGGGTCATGCCTGGAAGGATATTTAAGGAGCTCGTCTATAATTCAAGGATAATTGGAGGTGTTAGTGAAAAGGCATCAAAATTGGCTGAGAACCTCTATAGGTCTTTTGTCAAAGGTGAGATATTCATAACCACGGCAACTACGGCTGAAATGGTTAAGCTAATGGAGAACACTTTCAGGGATGTGAATATTGCACTGGCAAATGAGTTCGCCCTCCTTGCTCATCAGTATGGTGTTAATGTGTTTGAGGCCATAGAGCTGGCAAATACACATCCAAGGGTAAATATCCACGTACCCGGAATAGGGGTTGGGGGGCATTGCCTTCCAAAAGACCCCTATCTCCTGTTAGCAAATGCCAAGGAAGAATTTGGATTAATTAGGATGGCAAGGAGGATTAATGAAAGTATGCCAAAGTTTGTAGCTGATCTACTTTTGGAAGCTTTGAACGAGGCAAATGTTGAACCATCTTCAGCGATAATTGTGGTCTTGGGACTCGCATACAAAGGTGGAACGGATGATGTTAGGAATTCTCCAGCTTTGAAATTCATTGAAATTATAAGAAACCTTGTCTCGGAGGTAAGAACCTACGATCCTTACGTCGATGGTACGCATAAGAGTCTTGAGGAAGTCGTTAAGGGAGCAGATGCCATAGTTATAGCAACGGATCATCCTGAGTTCAAGAATTTGAATTGGGATGAAATTAAGAAATTCTTGAGAACTCCAATCCTTATTGATGGGAGAAACATTGTTAGGAAACCACCATCTGGATTCATCTTCAAAGGAATTGGGAGGGGTGACATTTGA
- a CDS encoding DUF354 domain-containing protein, translated as MKVWIDIMNSPHAHFFKGVIRELEKRGFEVLVTTREFDGLTQILDMLGIEYISIGKHGGSTLEGKLLASAERVYKLSKLIIEEKPDIAIYKNNPEAPRIAFGLNIPSIGFVDNETAVPQNKLMFPFTRRLLYPKPIDAYDLLRCGADPNALRPINAIAEVANVYGFKPNDEILKELGVRKYSYIVMRPEPIKATYFNGNRERSILEDIIPLLPDIPIVLFPRSEEQREIFEKFENVIIPENVVDTLTLLFYAKVMIGAGGTMNREAIVLGTPAISTYSGKLLAVTKWLIELGVLYHSTNPIEVATKAWEMIRKNNVYRRSIRNTIGFMENPVDVIVEEVESLVNSSDLRSYEGLYKSSYKKEEYGPPQKL; from the coding sequence ATGAAAGTATGGATAGACATCATGAACTCACCTCATGCTCACTTTTTCAAAGGTGTCATAAGGGAATTGGAGAAGAGAGGGTTTGAAGTTCTAGTTACAACAAGGGAGTTTGACGGGTTAACTCAGATTCTAGACATGCTCGGAATAGAGTACATAAGCATAGGAAAACATGGAGGATCAACACTTGAAGGTAAATTATTGGCAAGTGCTGAAAGGGTATACAAGCTCTCAAAATTGATCATAGAGGAGAAGCCCGACATTGCCATATATAAGAACAATCCAGAAGCTCCTAGAATAGCCTTTGGATTGAATATCCCTTCAATAGGTTTTGTCGACAATGAAACAGCAGTCCCCCAGAATAAATTGATGTTTCCCTTCACCAGAAGACTCCTTTATCCAAAGCCCATAGATGCCTATGACTTATTAAGGTGTGGCGCTGATCCAAACGCATTAAGGCCGATAAATGCAATAGCTGAAGTTGCCAATGTCTACGGCTTCAAACCAAACGACGAAATCCTCAAGGAGCTTGGAGTTAGAAAGTACTCGTACATAGTTATGAGACCCGAACCAATAAAGGCTACCTATTTCAATGGCAATAGAGAGAGAAGCATACTAGAGGATATAATCCCTCTACTTCCTGACATCCCAATAGTTCTATTTCCAAGGAGTGAAGAACAAAGAGAGATCTTCGAAAAGTTTGAAAACGTTATCATTCCTGAAAATGTTGTAGATACCCTTACGTTGCTCTTCTATGCAAAGGTTATGATAGGAGCAGGAGGGACAATGAACAGGGAAGCAATAGTTCTTGGCACCCCTGCAATTTCTACATACTCAGGAAAGTTACTTGCAGTAACGAAGTGGCTAATTGAGTTAGGGGTACTGTACCATTCAACTAACCCAATAGAGGTTGCCACAAAGGCATGGGAAATGATAAGAAAGAACAACGTGTATAGAAGATCAATAAGGAACACAATTGGATTCATGGAGAATCCCGTTGATGTTATAGTGGAGGAAGTAGAAAGCTTAGTGAATTCCAGCGATCTTAGGAGTTATGAAGGCCTCTATAAGAGCAGCTATAAAAAGGAGGAGTATGGACCACCCCAAAAACTTTAG
- a CDS encoding stage II sporulation protein M produces the protein MGRNSKVALALFLTFIFGVAIGGIITKANPSFAEHVYSILRRLLGGGKLPQGFSLFKFIFLNNTRVAIIIAFSGIIFGILPFLVLLFNGVIVGVVTTYAIIRGASVEKVLLSIIPHGIVEIPAFIIAGVGGINWFLEVVRGEGDFGNRLRRGFYIMLKFLGWSILLLFIAALIEAFITPKIAGIH, from the coding sequence ATGGGAAGAAACTCAAAGGTAGCTCTTGCGCTTTTCCTTACCTTCATTTTTGGAGTTGCCATTGGTGGAATTATTACCAAGGCAAATCCAAGTTTTGCTGAACATGTCTATTCAATCCTGAGGAGACTTCTTGGTGGAGGAAAGTTGCCTCAGGGATTCTCACTGTTTAAGTTTATATTTTTGAATAATACGAGAGTTGCCATAATAATTGCCTTCAGTGGAATAATATTTGGAATCTTGCCATTCTTGGTACTGTTGTTTAATGGGGTTATCGTTGGAGTGGTCACCACTTATGCCATAATAAGGGGAGCATCTGTAGAGAAGGTTCTGCTGTCAATAATTCCGCATGGTATCGTTGAGATACCGGCATTTATAATCGCAGGTGTTGGAGGTATAAACTGGTTCCTGGAAGTTGTTAGGGGAGAAGGGGATTTCGGTAATAGATTGAGAAGAGGTTTCTATATTATGCTAAAGTTTTTGGGGTGGTCCATACTCCTCCTTTTTATAGCTGCTCTTATAGAGGCCTTCATAACTCCTAAGATCGCTGGAATTCACTAA
- a CDS encoding lipoate protein ligase C-terminal domain-containing protein — protein sequence MKLIGEHKAKKGLIRIEIEEEDGIAKDVKISGDFFIYPEEVIEELENELRGSRLEEIEEKLEEFFSIRHDVEMPYISVQDFKIAIRKALEGH from the coding sequence ATGAAGTTGATTGGTGAACATAAGGCAAAGAAAGGGTTAATTAGAATTGAGATTGAAGAGGAGGATGGCATAGCCAAAGATGTGAAGATATCAGGAGATTTCTTCATATATCCCGAGGAGGTAATTGAGGAGTTGGAGAACGAGCTCCGGGGAAGCAGGCTCGAGGAGATTGAAGAAAAGCTTGAGGAATTCTTCTCAATAAGACATGACGTCGAAATGCCCTACATTTCAGTCCAAGATTTCAAGATAGCAATTAGGAAGGCTCTGGAGGGACATTAA
- a CDS encoding OsmC family protein, whose protein sequence is MPQYKDLEIKVVGKKVTQTKMTVRAGNYEITMDKLNGEAPSPIEYVLAALAGCINIVGHMVAKDMGFEIEDLEVEVTGIFNPAKFMGQDGERAGFKSIKAKVKVKANVDEETLKEWLEKVEERCPVSDNLSNETPTEVIVEKA, encoded by the coding sequence ATGCCCCAATATAAGGATCTGGAGATTAAGGTTGTTGGAAAGAAAGTGACTCAAACTAAAATGACTGTTAGGGCTGGAAATTACGAGATAACTATGGATAAATTAAATGGAGAAGCCCCATCTCCAATAGAGTATGTTCTTGCCGCCCTTGCCGGATGTATAAATATCGTTGGTCACATGGTTGCAAAGGACATGGGATTTGAAATTGAGGATCTTGAGGTTGAAGTTACTGGAATATTTAATCCAGCAAAGTTCATGGGACAAGATGGTGAAAGAGCTGGATTCAAGTCGATAAAAGCAAAGGTCAAGGTAAAGGCTAACGTAGATGAAGAGACACTTAAAGAGTGGTTAGAGAAGGTAGAAGAAAGATGTCCTGTTAGTGATAATCTCTCAAACGAAACACCAACTGAAGTTATCGTTGAAAAGGCTTAG
- a CDS encoding ATP-dependent DNA ligase, translated as MRYLELAQLYQKLEKTTMKLIKTRLVADFLKKVPEDHLDFIPYLILGDVFPEWDERELGVGEKLLIRAVSMATGVDPQEIENSVKDTGDLGESIALAVKKRKQRSFFSQPLTIKRVYQTLVKVAETTGEGSQEKKMKYLANLFMDAEPIEAKYIARTVLGTMRTGVAEGLLRDAIALAFHVKVELVERAYMLTSDFGFVAKIAKAEGNEGLSKVTIQLGKPIKPMLAQQAANIKEALLEMGGEAEFEIKYDGARVQVHKDGNKVIVYSRRLENVTRAIPEIVEAIRSAIKAERAIVEGELVAIGENGRPLPFQYVLRRFRRKHNIEEMMKKIPLELNLFDVLYVDGTSYIDTEFIKRRETLERIVEPNGKIKIAENLITRKVEEAEEFYKRALEMGHEGLMAKRLDAVYEPGNRGKKWLKIKPTMENLDLVIIGAEWGEGRRAHLLGSFILGAYDPETGEFVEVGKVGSGFTDDDLLEFTKMLKPLIIKEEGKRVWVQPKIVIEVTYQEIQKSPKYKSGFALRFPRYVALRDDKSPEDADTIERIAQLYELQERMKGKI; from the coding sequence ATGAGATATCTTGAACTTGCTCAGCTTTATCAAAAGCTGGAAAAAACAACAATGAAACTCATAAAGACAAGACTTGTGGCTGACTTCCTAAAGAAAGTTCCCGAGGACCATCTCGACTTCATACCATATTTAATACTTGGAGATGTCTTTCCAGAGTGGGATGAGAGAGAGCTTGGAGTTGGTGAGAAGTTACTGATAAGGGCAGTTTCCATGGCCACAGGAGTTGATCCCCAGGAGATAGAGAACTCCGTAAAAGATACTGGAGACTTGGGGGAAAGTATAGCTCTAGCTGTTAAAAAAAGAAAACAAAGATCATTCTTCTCCCAGCCTTTGACAATAAAAAGGGTTTATCAGACATTGGTTAAGGTAGCAGAGACAACAGGAGAAGGAAGCCAGGAAAAGAAGATGAAGTACCTAGCCAACTTATTCATGGACGCTGAACCAATAGAGGCAAAGTACATAGCAAGGACTGTCCTTGGAACAATGAGAACTGGAGTTGCAGAGGGATTGCTGAGAGATGCGATTGCCTTAGCCTTCCATGTAAAAGTTGAATTAGTGGAAAGGGCATACATGCTAACAAGTGACTTCGGTTTTGTTGCAAAGATAGCAAAGGCTGAGGGCAACGAAGGGTTATCCAAAGTCACAATTCAATTAGGGAAGCCTATAAAGCCAATGCTTGCACAACAAGCAGCAAACATAAAGGAGGCCTTACTTGAAATGGGCGGAGAGGCTGAGTTCGAGATCAAATATGATGGAGCAAGAGTTCAAGTTCACAAAGATGGAAATAAGGTGATAGTGTACTCGAGAAGATTGGAGAACGTAACGAGGGCAATCCCGGAGATAGTGGAGGCAATAAGAAGTGCCATTAAAGCAGAAAGGGCAATAGTTGAAGGGGAGCTAGTTGCGATAGGTGAAAACGGTAGACCCCTACCCTTCCAATACGTACTCAGGAGGTTTAGAAGAAAGCACAACATAGAGGAGATGATGAAGAAGATACCACTTGAGCTGAATCTATTCGATGTGCTGTACGTTGACGGAACAAGCTACATTGATACTGAATTCATAAAGAGAAGGGAAACCCTCGAAAGGATAGTTGAACCGAACGGGAAGATAAAGATTGCTGAAAACTTAATTACAAGAAAAGTTGAGGAAGCAGAGGAATTCTACAAAAGGGCGCTGGAGATGGGTCATGAGGGATTAATGGCAAAGAGGCTAGATGCCGTGTACGAGCCAGGAAATAGAGGAAAGAAGTGGCTAAAGATTAAGCCAACAATGGAGAATCTCGATCTAGTAATCATTGGAGCTGAGTGGGGAGAAGGAAGGAGAGCCCACCTACTAGGGTCATTCATCCTAGGTGCATACGATCCAGAAACTGGAGAGTTCGTGGAAGTCGGTAAGGTTGGGAGTGGCTTCACAGATGACGATCTACTCGAGTTCACAAAGATGCTAAAACCTTTAATAATAAAGGAGGAAGGAAAGAGAGTTTGGGTCCAGCCAAAGATAGTCATCGAGGTTACTTACCAGGAGATACAGAAGAGTCCAAAATACAAAAGTGGATTCGCATTAAGATTCCCAAGGTACGTTGCTCTTAGAGATGACAAGAGTCCAGAAGATGCTGATACAATAGAGAGGATAGCCCAGCTGTATGAGCTCCAGGAGAGAATGAAAGGAAAAATCTAA